The following proteins come from a genomic window of Micromonospora zamorensis:
- a CDS encoding alpha-hydroxy acid oxidase: MVEPVLTDLPAVSLTDYAERARTVLPEDVWDYVDCGSASEVTVSANRRALDRVAVLPRMLRGVDTVDLGARLLGRPYAMPVGVAPMAYQRLVHPDGELGLASAAGAAGIPYLASTLGSTPLEQVTAVGADVWFQLYWLRDRALVRDLLARVVAAGCRALVVTVDVPVLGRRPRDLRNAFRLPDDVVAANLPDGRDALAHAGAPGVSALAAHTASSFAPALRWADLAWLREQVDLPLVVKGVLDPRDAVEAVRVGADALVVSNHGGRQLDGAPASVTMLPEVVDAVGGDCQVLLDSGIRSGTDVLRALALGAAGVLVGRPLLWALAAGGERGARDALTLLAAELTDALILAGCADPVAAAALRTLDAG, encoded by the coding sequence GTGGTTGAGCCGGTGCTGACCGACCTGCCGGCCGTGTCGCTCACCGACTACGCCGAGCGGGCCCGCACGGTGCTGCCGGAGGACGTGTGGGACTACGTCGACTGCGGCAGCGCGTCCGAGGTGACAGTGTCTGCCAACCGTCGCGCGTTGGACCGGGTCGCCGTGCTGCCCCGGATGCTGCGCGGGGTGGACACCGTCGACCTCGGCGCCCGGCTGCTCGGCCGCCCGTACGCCATGCCGGTCGGGGTGGCGCCGATGGCGTACCAGCGCCTGGTGCACCCGGACGGGGAGCTGGGCCTCGCCTCGGCGGCCGGCGCGGCCGGGATCCCGTACCTGGCGAGCACGCTGGGCAGCACACCTCTCGAACAGGTCACCGCTGTCGGCGCGGACGTGTGGTTCCAGCTCTACTGGCTGCGCGACCGGGCCCTCGTCCGTGACCTGCTGGCCCGGGTCGTCGCGGCCGGTTGCCGGGCACTGGTGGTCACCGTGGACGTCCCGGTGCTCGGCCGGCGTCCCCGGGATCTCCGCAACGCCTTCCGGCTGCCGGACGACGTGGTGGCCGCGAACCTGCCCGACGGGCGCGACGCCCTGGCGCACGCAGGCGCACCCGGGGTGTCCGCGCTCGCCGCGCACACGGCCTCCTCGTTCGCGCCGGCGCTGCGGTGGGCGGACCTGGCCTGGCTACGCGAGCAGGTCGACCTGCCGTTGGTGGTCAAGGGAGTGCTGGACCCCCGCGACGCGGTCGAGGCGGTCCGGGTGGGCGCGGACGCGCTGGTCGTGTCGAACCATGGCGGCCGGCAACTCGACGGCGCGCCGGCCAGTGTCACCATGTTGCCGGAGGTCGTCGACGCGGTCGGCGGCGATTGTCAGGTGCTGCTGGACAGCGGCATCCGCAGCGGCACCGACGTGCTGCGGGCGCTCGCGCTGGGCGCCGCCGGGGTGCTGGTCGGCCGGCCGTTGCTCTGGGCGCTGGCCGCCGGTGGCGAACGCGGCGCGCGGGACGCGCTGACGCTGCTCGCCGCCGAGCTGACCGACGCGCTCATCCTGGCCGGCTGCGCCGACCCCGTGGCGGCCGCCGCGCTGCGGACGCTCGATGCGGGCTGA
- a CDS encoding alpha/beta hydrolase, which produces MAPHPEVAAYRAARAATGTPPLYTQTLTEARAADLAAIRAGSGAAEPVAEVRDERMLGPAGDLPLRVYRPAGSGPLPTLLYFFGGGWTLGSIDTADGICRRLANAVPCQVITVGYRLAPEHPFPAAVHDCHAAASWVAGHADRLGVDPDRLAVGGDSAGGNLAAAVTLLSRADGPTLAAQLLVYPNTDQSGEPTDPADDDPTLFNSRSVAWYRTHYLTDEAHAQDPLASPLLADDLTGLPPALVVTAELDPLCAQGQRYAERLAAAGVPTRVRHYPEMIHGFFAMPGVFTDGRRAQADAAAFLRERFGLAPGSDEPADDPTGTAVRGG; this is translated from the coding sequence ATGGCCCCGCACCCGGAGGTGGCGGCGTACCGGGCGGCCCGCGCCGCGACCGGCACCCCGCCGCTGTACACGCAGACGCTGACCGAGGCGCGCGCCGCGGACCTGGCCGCGATCCGCGCCGGCTCCGGCGCGGCCGAACCGGTGGCAGAGGTACGCGACGAGCGGATGCTCGGCCCGGCCGGCGACCTGCCGCTGCGGGTGTACCGGCCGGCCGGGTCGGGCCCGCTGCCCACCCTGCTGTACTTCTTCGGCGGCGGGTGGACGCTCGGCAGCATCGACACCGCCGACGGCATCTGCCGTCGACTGGCCAACGCCGTGCCCTGTCAGGTGATCACCGTCGGCTACCGGCTCGCCCCGGAGCATCCCTTCCCGGCGGCGGTGCACGACTGCCACGCGGCCGCCAGTTGGGTCGCCGGCCACGCCGACCGGCTGGGCGTTGACCCGGACCGGCTGGCGGTGGGCGGGGACAGCGCCGGCGGGAACCTGGCCGCCGCGGTCACACTGCTCAGCCGCGCAGACGGGCCCACGCTCGCCGCCCAGTTGCTGGTCTATCCGAACACCGACCAGAGCGGCGAGCCCACCGACCCGGCCGACGACGACCCGACGCTGTTCAACAGCCGTTCGGTGGCCTGGTACCGGACGCATTACCTGACCGACGAGGCGCACGCCCAGGACCCCCTCGCGTCGCCGCTGCTCGCCGACGACCTGACCGGCCTGCCCCCGGCGCTGGTGGTCACCGCCGAGCTGGACCCGCTGTGCGCGCAGGGGCAGCGGTACGCGGAGCGACTGGCCGCCGCCGGCGTACCCACCCGGGTGCGGCACTACCCGGAGATGATCCACGGCTTCTTCGCCATGCCGGGCGTCTTCACCGACGGCCGGCGGGCGCAGGCCGACGCGGCGGCGTTCCTGCGGGAACGGTTCGGGCTGGCGCCCGGGAGTGACGAGCCGGCGGACGACCCGACGGGCACGGCGGTGCGCGGTGGTTGA
- a CDS encoding cytochrome P450, whose product MTAQELLTGLYSEQGRQNPYPWYAGLHKLGPVSAVPARAEHRTVAAVAVGYDLVDGLLRDPEWTKQPPPGWQEQEILRTFQTSMMFVNPPDHTRMRHVFSRTFTPRRLGALEPVILRVVDELLDRMADAGNAVVDFVADFAYPVPALVMAEFIGIPAGELAWYRERVEWIDEFLDVAGKTPERLAAANTAAEELRVFYRELLAHRRRVPGDDLLSGLVEALDSGEVELTEEELVSNLIVLFNASFVTTVYMFSNGMPLLLAHPETVAAMPTDDKLTAGCVDEVLRLESPVHFLARAAPADMVLGDVPVARDDNVLIIIGAANRDPARFPDPDVFDPTRPGPPSLAFGVGLHFCLGAAVSRLEGRLALPRLFARFPGLTVTETPTYSGSLFLRGIDKLLVSTGG is encoded by the coding sequence GTGACGGCGCAGGAGTTGCTCACCGGCCTGTACAGCGAGCAGGGCCGACAGAACCCGTACCCGTGGTACGCAGGCCTGCACAAGCTCGGGCCGGTCAGCGCGGTCCCGGCCCGGGCCGAGCACCGCACGGTGGCGGCGGTGGCGGTCGGCTACGACCTCGTCGACGGGTTGCTGCGCGATCCGGAGTGGACCAAACAGCCGCCGCCGGGCTGGCAGGAGCAGGAGATCCTGCGCACCTTCCAGACGTCGATGATGTTCGTGAACCCGCCCGACCACACGCGGATGCGGCACGTGTTCTCCCGCACCTTCACCCCACGCCGGTTGGGCGCGCTGGAACCGGTGATCCTGCGGGTGGTCGACGAGCTGCTGGACCGGATGGCCGACGCCGGAAACGCCGTGGTGGACTTCGTGGCGGACTTCGCGTACCCGGTCCCGGCCCTGGTGATGGCCGAGTTCATCGGTATCCCGGCGGGGGAGTTGGCGTGGTACCGCGAGCGGGTGGAATGGATCGACGAGTTCCTGGACGTCGCCGGGAAGACCCCGGAACGTCTGGCCGCCGCCAACACCGCGGCGGAGGAGCTGCGGGTCTTCTACCGGGAGCTGCTGGCGCACCGCCGCAGGGTGCCCGGGGACGACCTGCTGAGTGGGCTGGTGGAGGCCCTCGACTCGGGTGAGGTGGAGCTGACCGAGGAGGAGCTGGTCAGCAACCTGATCGTGCTGTTCAACGCCAGCTTCGTCACCACCGTCTACATGTTCAGCAACGGGATGCCGTTGCTGCTGGCCCACCCGGAGACGGTCGCGGCGATGCCCACCGACGACAAGCTGACCGCGGGCTGCGTCGACGAGGTGCTGCGACTGGAGAGCCCGGTGCACTTCCTGGCCCGTGCCGCGCCGGCCGACATGGTGCTCGGTGATGTGCCGGTCGCCCGGGACGACAACGTGCTGATCATCATCGGGGCTGCGAATCGGGACCCGGCACGGTTCCCGGACCCGGACGTCTTCGACCCGACCCGGCCCGGCCCGCCGTCGTTGGCCTTCGGGGTGGGTCTGCACTTCTGTCTTGGCGCGGCGGTGTCCCGACTGGAGGGCCGCCTCGCGCTGCCCCGCCTGTTCGCCCGGTTCCCCGGGCTGACCGTCACCGAGACGCCCACGTACAGCGGCAGCCTGTTCCTGCGCGGCATCGACAAGCTGCTCGTCAGCACCGGCGGATAG
- a CDS encoding SGNH/GDSL hydrolase family protein, whose amino-acid sequence MAAAAALLVTGTPAVVASAGPSGTAAARPDRSEWAGSWATAVTRGNSVGLTNTGLNDQSVRMIVHVSVGGPALRVRLSNLYGEQAVAVGRATVARPNTATADDLSDIDPASVRPLTFTGNASATMNRGAELLSDPLAFPVADDSDLVVTVHFPTPTGPTTFHGQSQQANFIGAGDLTGAAEGTGFTTRPTCCWFFLSGIDVQRRATPGAVVVLSDSIGDGNGSTVNANRRWPDLLSDRLLADRPDPRTPGVLNLSLAGNRLNHEGTEPGDGNYPGYYQLGPNAAARLNEDVFPQTGVRTVVTHLGINDIWMSNDSPEAIIATLRQINQQLQQRGLTSLVATLTPYEGHGAPGVWTPQKEATRQAVNTYLRGSREFDGLLDFDRVLRDPARPSQLLPAYDSGDHIHPNDAGNQALANAVPLRLLGL is encoded by the coding sequence ATCGCCGCCGCGGCCGCGCTGCTGGTCACAGGCACACCCGCGGTCGTCGCCAGCGCCGGTCCGTCCGGGACCGCCGCCGCCCGACCGGACCGCTCCGAGTGGGCGGGCAGCTGGGCCACCGCGGTCACCCGGGGCAACTCGGTCGGGCTGACCAACACCGGTCTGAACGACCAGAGCGTACGGATGATCGTGCACGTCTCGGTGGGCGGTCCGGCGCTGCGGGTCCGTCTGAGCAACCTCTACGGCGAGCAGGCGGTAGCGGTCGGTCGGGCCACCGTCGCCCGACCCAACACCGCCACCGCCGACGACCTCTCCGACATCGATCCGGCCTCGGTGCGCCCGCTGACCTTCACCGGCAACGCCTCGGCGACCATGAACCGGGGCGCGGAGCTGCTCAGCGACCCGCTGGCGTTCCCGGTCGCGGACGACAGCGACCTGGTGGTCACAGTGCACTTCCCGACGCCGACCGGCCCGACCACCTTCCACGGGCAGTCGCAGCAGGCCAACTTCATCGGCGCCGGCGACCTGACCGGTGCCGCCGAGGGCACCGGGTTCACCACCCGCCCCACCTGCTGCTGGTTCTTCCTCTCCGGGATCGACGTGCAGCGCAGGGCCACCCCGGGCGCGGTGGTGGTGCTCAGTGACTCCATCGGTGACGGCAACGGCAGCACCGTCAACGCCAACCGGCGCTGGCCCGACCTGCTCTCCGACCGGCTGCTCGCCGACCGGCCGGACCCGCGCACCCCGGGCGTGCTCAACCTCAGCCTGGCCGGCAACCGCCTCAACCACGAGGGCACCGAGCCGGGCGACGGCAACTACCCCGGCTACTACCAGCTCGGGCCGAACGCGGCGGCCCGGCTCAACGAGGACGTCTTTCCCCAGACCGGGGTGCGCACTGTCGTCACCCACCTGGGCATCAACGACATCTGGATGTCCAACGACTCACCCGAGGCGATCATCGCCACCCTGCGGCAGATCAACCAGCAACTCCAGCAGCGGGGGCTGACCAGCCTGGTGGCCACGCTGACCCCGTACGAGGGGCACGGGGCGCCCGGCGTGTGGACTCCGCAGAAGGAAGCCACCCGGCAGGCGGTGAACACGTATCTGCGTGGCAGCCGCGAGTTCGACGGGCTGCTCGACTTCGACCGGGTGCTGCGCGATCCGGCGCGACCCAGTCAGCTGCTGCCCGCGTACGACTCGGGTGACCACATCCACCCGAACGACGCCGGCAACCAGGCGCTGGCGAACGCCGTGCCGCTGCGGCTGCTCGGCTTGTGA
- a CDS encoding AMP-binding protein: MTDGPGHTYVDRVLDLFAGFGDREALVGGDRRLTYTEAAALVRTMAATLTRHGVRPGAAVLVTVANAVEGPLLQLALHLIGCRTMWVAPVTARREVDEFIRLARPDALVYDARDPASLGPDLAAALPGTPVCCLGPGGAGPDLTADADAAELPASVPAPESFLQTSGTTGSPKLVHHRENFYAQILTLAADFRAAGFPLLRHLSHSPMWLASGQITTLFNLFTGGVLFLRDDWDPVAFVDTVQRERINSTFVTPPMLYEVLDHPALVGADFSAMFMFNVGAGPAAPARLRQAIARFGPVLRIVYGLSEAVVITALPGLTDDPEHPERLRSCGRPYGDVRIEIRDENGTVLPPGRDGEVWVQTRLSFAGYHGQPELTAQTLVDGWVRTRDIGHLDDDGYLYLVDRAHDMIVTHRRNWAIFCRPIEDVLAGHPQVRAAAVIGVPDDTVGEVPYAYVVVAPDATVTGAELIDLVTAELNEMWAPAGVEFVDRLPVNRSVKVDKRALRERYAARRAAAVGA, from the coding sequence ATGACTGACGGACCTGGGCACACCTACGTGGACCGAGTGTTGGATCTCTTCGCCGGCTTCGGTGACCGGGAGGCGCTGGTCGGCGGGGACCGCCGGCTCACCTACACCGAGGCCGCCGCGTTGGTGCGGACGATGGCCGCGACGCTGACCCGGCACGGCGTACGCCCCGGTGCGGCGGTGCTGGTGACAGTGGCGAACGCGGTCGAGGGCCCGTTGCTCCAGCTCGCGCTGCATCTCATCGGATGCCGGACCATGTGGGTCGCCCCGGTGACCGCGCGCCGGGAGGTCGACGAGTTCATCCGCCTGGCCCGCCCGGACGCCCTCGTCTACGACGCCCGGGACCCGGCCAGTCTCGGCCCGGACCTGGCCGCCGCGCTGCCCGGCACACCGGTGTGCTGTCTCGGCCCGGGGGGCGCCGGCCCGGACCTCACCGCCGACGCCGACGCGGCGGAACTGCCGGCATCCGTGCCGGCACCGGAGTCGTTCCTGCAGACCAGCGGCACCACCGGCAGCCCCAAGCTGGTGCACCACCGGGAGAACTTCTACGCGCAGATCCTCACCCTGGCCGCCGACTTCCGCGCCGCCGGGTTCCCGCTGCTGCGGCACCTGTCGCACTCGCCGATGTGGTTGGCCAGCGGGCAGATCACCACCCTGTTCAACCTGTTCACCGGCGGGGTGCTGTTCCTGCGCGACGACTGGGACCCGGTGGCGTTCGTGGACACCGTGCAGCGGGAGCGGATCAACTCCACCTTCGTCACCCCGCCGATGCTCTACGAGGTGCTGGACCACCCGGCGCTGGTCGGCGCGGACTTCAGCGCCATGTTCATGTTCAACGTGGGAGCGGGGCCCGCCGCGCCCGCCCGGCTGCGCCAGGCCATCGCGCGGTTCGGCCCGGTGCTGCGCATCGTGTACGGCCTCAGCGAAGCCGTGGTGATCACCGCGCTGCCCGGGTTGACCGATGACCCGGAGCACCCGGAGCGGCTGCGGTCCTGCGGTCGACCCTACGGCGACGTGCGGATCGAGATCCGCGACGAAAACGGCACGGTGCTGCCGCCAGGGCGTGACGGCGAGGTGTGGGTGCAGACCCGACTGAGCTTCGCCGGCTACCACGGCCAACCCGAGCTGACCGCGCAGACGCTGGTCGACGGTTGGGTGCGTACCCGCGACATCGGGCACCTCGACGACGACGGTTACCTCTACCTGGTCGACCGCGCGCACGACATGATCGTCACGCACCGGCGGAACTGGGCGATCTTCTGCCGCCCCATCGAGGACGTGCTGGCAGGGCACCCCCAGGTGCGGGCCGCCGCCGTGATCGGCGTACCGGACGACACCGTCGGCGAGGTCCCGTACGCGTACGTCGTGGTCGCCCCGGACGCCACGGTCACCGGCGCGGAGCTGATCGACCTGGTGACCGCGGAGCTCAATGAGATGTGGGCGCCGGCCGGTGTGGAGTTCGTCGACCGGTTGCCGGTGAACCGGTCGGTCAAGGTGGACAAACGGGCGCTGCGCGAGCGGTATGCGGCGCGTCGGGCGGCGGCGGTCGGGGCGTGA
- a CDS encoding MFS transporter, with the protein MTPRRQLVVLVGADLISNLGTRISVVTIPWLVLVTTGSPTKMGLVAFAETLPYLLSSALGTPWADRIGLRRTSILCDAGSAVAMVVVALTPWLGFGSLVALVALAGALRGIGDRVKHVMFRPVAEAAGVPLIRLTSAYDGLSRVVTLFGAAVGGVLIAAFGVTEAILIDAASFGVCALLIGVLVRPPAAPAKPAEPESYLRALRAGFGYLGRDRPLLSMLLVISALNMVANASVAVYIPVWVARELHGPSGLGLVLAAFSAGALLGNVVFTALGPRLPRRLTFLVGALIAGTPRLVALAISDELPVVLVVTFLSGIGIAAVNPLLGVALYERVPAELQTRVIGIAGSLAFVGLPVGALLGGWSVDALGLTPALLTMAVACLLVSAYPLLTRPSEPRTPTRPTPAVAP; encoded by the coding sequence GTGACCCCCCGCCGGCAACTGGTCGTCCTGGTCGGCGCGGACCTGATCTCCAACCTGGGCACCCGCATCTCGGTGGTGACCATCCCGTGGCTGGTGCTTGTCACCACCGGCAGCCCGACCAAGATGGGCCTGGTCGCGTTCGCCGAGACCCTGCCGTACCTGCTGTCCAGCGCGCTGGGCACACCCTGGGCGGACCGGATCGGCCTGCGCCGCACGTCCATCCTCTGTGACGCCGGCAGCGCGGTGGCCATGGTGGTCGTCGCGCTGACCCCGTGGTTGGGTTTCGGTTCGCTGGTGGCGCTGGTGGCGCTGGCCGGCGCGCTGCGCGGCATCGGGGACCGGGTGAAGCACGTGATGTTCCGGCCGGTCGCCGAGGCCGCCGGGGTGCCGCTGATCCGGCTGACCTCGGCGTACGACGGGCTGAGCCGGGTGGTGACCCTCTTCGGCGCCGCCGTGGGCGGCGTGCTGATCGCCGCGTTCGGGGTGACCGAGGCGATCCTCATCGACGCGGCCAGCTTCGGTGTCTGCGCGCTGCTGATCGGTGTCCTGGTCCGGCCGCCGGCCGCGCCGGCGAAGCCCGCCGAGCCGGAGAGCTACCTGCGCGCGCTGCGTGCAGGGTTCGGCTACCTGGGCCGGGACCGGCCGCTGCTCAGCATGCTGCTGGTCATCTCGGCGCTGAACATGGTGGCCAACGCCAGCGTGGCCGTCTACATCCCGGTCTGGGTCGCCCGGGAGCTGCACGGCCCCAGCGGGCTCGGTCTGGTGCTGGCGGCGTTCTCGGCGGGCGCGCTGCTGGGCAACGTGGTCTTCACCGCACTCGGGCCGAGGTTGCCCCGCCGGCTGACGTTCCTGGTCGGGGCACTGATCGCCGGCACACCCCGGCTGGTCGCACTGGCGATCAGTGACGAGCTGCCGGTGGTGCTCGTGGTGACCTTCCTGTCCGGCATCGGCATTGCGGCGGTCAACCCGTTGCTCGGGGTGGCGCTCTACGAACGGGTGCCTGCCGAGTTGCAGACCCGGGTGATCGGCATCGCCGGGTCGTTGGCCTTCGTCGGTCTGCCGGTCGGTGCGCTGCTCGGCGGCTGGTCGGTGGACGCGCTGGGTCTCACCCCGGCGCTGCTGACCATGGCGGTGGCGTGCCTGCTGGTCAGCGCGTACCCGCTGCTGACCCGGCCGTCCGAGCCGAGGACACCGACGCGGCCCACCCCTGCCGTCGCGCCCTGA
- a CDS encoding MmcQ/YjbR family DNA-binding protein: MPSWEDVRRIALALPETTERPSYDGLPAWRVRDKPFVWERPLRRADLDALGDAAPDGPLLGVRVVDLGVKEALLADDPAVYLTTPHFDGYPAVLVRLDRINLSELTEVVTEAWYARAPKRLAAAHRADHGPTDG; this comes from the coding sequence ATGCCGAGCTGGGAGGACGTCCGCCGGATCGCGCTCGCTCTGCCGGAGACCACCGAGCGTCCGTCGTACGACGGGTTGCCGGCCTGGCGGGTCCGGGACAAGCCGTTCGTGTGGGAGCGACCGCTGCGCCGCGCGGACCTCGACGCCCTCGGTGACGCCGCGCCCGACGGCCCGCTGCTCGGCGTACGAGTGGTCGACCTCGGCGTCAAGGAAGCCCTGCTCGCCGACGACCCGGCGGTCTACCTCACCACCCCGCACTTCGACGGGTACCCGGCGGTGCTGGTCCGGCTCGACCGGATCAACCTGTCCGAGTTGACCGAGGTGGTCACCGAGGCGTGGTATGCCCGCGCCCCGAAACGCCTCGCCGCCGCCCACCGCGCCGATCACGGGCCGACCGACGGCTAG
- a CDS encoding S1 family peptidase, translating to MRLTRSRLAKGAALLATAVVAGTTISSTAQAVSGVSPVPSGTYLFTAKIQNDLGACSAALVDPTWVVTTTDCLTSGGQPVVVGPPTRPTTVTVGRTDLTATGGHVMAVTALVPHPSRNVVLAQLERPATGVTPISLGAAATAGEQLMAAGFGRTATEWVPDKLHAGAFAVTGIANTTVTIDGSDTATSLCKGDAGGPLVRVSSGAPQLVALHDRSWQGGCLSETETRRTATEVRVDDLGSWISQNTRNSYVALSPAGALLDTRSGVGATAGPRTGAVTTDFQALGVAGVPATGVTAVLVDVTAIRPTTAAYLTVFPQGSPRPATSSLNASPGETISTTQVVKVGPDGRLSVYHQGGSTNVLVDVRGYFTNSGGGGLVAVPHTRVVDTRNGTGTTTGTIPTNGSRTFTLTGGVIPAGASNALLDVAVVDAVSGGYLNAYATGGAADPTSVMDYAGGVTSQGLSVKLSSAGQVTFVNRGPAVHLVISLEGYIAASPAEGADLRLTQAIQVVDTRANGGAPLKTKGELFLNLTGANGIPLNAMDGALISVTTISPTTNGYLTVEPDGIFAYTNPGGPVVKNPSVSNFTAGHLARTTMVVTKVGRDTGQIGDGKPGVIRILNVSSGTVHVVVTLHGWFNKPAGSAN from the coding sequence ATGCGTCTCACGCGCAGTCGCCTGGCGAAGGGGGCGGCGTTACTCGCCACCGCCGTCGTCGCGGGCACGACCATCAGTTCCACCGCGCAGGCGGTGAGCGGTGTCAGTCCGGTGCCCTCGGGCACCTACCTGTTCACCGCCAAGATTCAGAACGACCTCGGGGCCTGTTCCGCCGCCCTGGTCGACCCCACCTGGGTGGTCACCACCACCGACTGCCTCACCAGCGGTGGCCAACCCGTCGTCGTGGGGCCGCCGACGCGCCCGACGACCGTCACGGTTGGACGGACGGACCTGACCGCCACCGGGGGGCACGTGATGGCCGTCACCGCTCTGGTGCCGCACCCCTCCCGCAACGTGGTGCTCGCCCAGCTCGAACGACCGGCGACAGGCGTCACGCCGATCTCCCTCGGTGCGGCAGCGACAGCGGGAGAGCAGCTCATGGCCGCCGGCTTCGGCCGTACGGCCACCGAGTGGGTGCCCGACAAGCTGCACGCGGGCGCCTTCGCCGTTACAGGCATCGCCAACACGACCGTCACCATCGACGGCAGCGACACCGCCACCAGCCTGTGCAAGGGCGATGCCGGCGGCCCTCTGGTGCGGGTCAGCTCGGGCGCGCCCCAACTGGTCGCCCTGCACGACCGCTCCTGGCAGGGCGGCTGTCTCTCCGAGACCGAGACCCGTCGCACCGCCACCGAGGTCCGGGTCGACGACCTCGGGTCCTGGATCTCCCAGAACACCCGCAACAGCTACGTGGCGCTCTCGCCCGCCGGGGCCCTACTGGACACTCGCAGCGGCGTCGGCGCCACCGCGGGCCCGCGTACCGGTGCGGTCACCACCGACTTCCAGGCGCTCGGGGTCGCGGGAGTCCCGGCCACCGGCGTCACCGCCGTCCTGGTGGACGTCACGGCGATCAGACCCACCACCGCCGCCTACCTGACGGTGTTCCCGCAGGGGTCGCCACGGCCGGCCACCTCCTCACTCAACGCCTCCCCCGGCGAGACGATCTCCACCACCCAGGTGGTCAAGGTCGGGCCGGACGGCAGACTCTCCGTCTACCACCAGGGCGGCAGCACGAACGTCCTCGTCGACGTGCGCGGCTACTTCACCAACAGCGGGGGCGGTGGCCTCGTCGCGGTGCCACACACCCGCGTCGTGGACACGCGGAACGGCACCGGCACCACCACCGGCACGATTCCCACCAACGGCAGCCGCACGTTCACGCTGACCGGCGGCGTCATTCCGGCCGGAGCGAGTAACGCGCTGCTCGACGTGGCCGTGGTCGACGCCGTCAGCGGCGGCTACCTCAACGCGTACGCCACGGGTGGCGCGGCCGACCCGACCAGCGTGATGGACTACGCCGGTGGGGTCACCTCGCAGGGGCTCTCGGTCAAGCTCTCCTCGGCGGGCCAGGTCACCTTCGTGAACCGGGGTCCGGCCGTGCACCTGGTGATCAGCCTGGAGGGTTACATCGCGGCCTCCCCGGCCGAGGGTGCGGATCTGCGCCTCACTCAGGCCATCCAGGTCGTGGACACCCGCGCCAACGGCGGGGCACCCCTCAAGACGAAGGGTGAGCTGTTCCTCAACCTCACCGGCGCCAACGGCATTCCGCTGAACGCGATGGACGGCGCGCTCATCTCGGTGACGACGATCAGCCCCACCACGAACGGGTATCTGACTGTCGAACCGGACGGGATCTTCGCGTACACCAACCCAGGCGGGCCGGTGGTGAAGAACCCGTCGGTGTCGAATTTCACCGCAGGTCACCTGGCCCGTACGACGATGGTGGTCACCAAGGTCGGTCGGGACACCGGCCAAATCGGTGACGGCAAGCCCGGCGTGATCAGAATCCTGAACGTCAGCAGCGGCACCGTCCACGTGGTGGTGACCCTGCACGGCTGGTTCAACAAGCCGGCTGGCAGCGCCAACTGA
- a CDS encoding SGNH/GDSL hydrolase family protein: MASTSTEATDPYCLREGESAALLRGHGWQRFVVLGDSVAEGSCEPTPGYSDQQWADRIATELDAARPGLAYLNLGRSGLRAHEVRATQLAPALAFGPDLALVVCGGNDAFRSRYDADNVDAELTAMIVALQQADADVITVGMFDVSYSPAVPEALRPGLRERMRLLSARTAKLAERLGTVHVHLTDHPLTADPTLYSTDGRHGSGRSDAIATAETLRRLHSHLAGSAS, translated from the coding sequence ATGGCATCGACGTCGACCGAAGCAACGGATCCGTACTGCCTGCGGGAGGGCGAGAGCGCCGCCCTCCTACGCGGGCACGGGTGGCAGCGGTTCGTCGTGCTCGGCGACAGCGTGGCCGAGGGGAGTTGCGAACCCACGCCGGGCTACTCCGACCAGCAGTGGGCCGACCGGATCGCCACCGAACTGGACGCCGCCCGCCCGGGTCTGGCGTACCTCAATCTCGGTCGCAGTGGGCTGCGCGCGCACGAGGTGCGCGCCACCCAACTGGCCCCGGCTCTGGCGTTCGGCCCGGACCTGGCGCTTGTGGTGTGCGGCGGCAACGACGCCTTCCGGTCCCGCTACGACGCGGACAACGTCGACGCGGAGCTGACCGCGATGATCGTCGCCCTCCAGCAGGCCGACGCAGATGTGATCACGGTGGGCATGTTCGACGTCTCGTACAGCCCGGCGGTCCCGGAGGCCCTGCGCCCCGGCCTGCGGGAGCGGATGCGCCTCCTGTCCGCGCGCACCGCGAAGCTCGCCGAGCGCCTGGGCACCGTCCACGTGCACCTGACCGATCACCCGCTGACCGCCGACCCGACCCTGTACAGCACCGACGGCCGGCATGGTAGCGGCCGCAGCGACGCCATCGCGACAGCTGAAACCCTCCGTCGCCTGCACAGCCACCTGGCTGGCTCCGCAAGCTGA